The following are from one region of the Aquila chrysaetos chrysaetos chromosome 23, bAquChr1.4, whole genome shotgun sequence genome:
- the ECRG4 gene encoding augurin yields MPLPCPRGALPGAAFLLLIFLPLLCTAPDVSRGNKLKLMLQKREAPVATKPEVSVKEAVAKEFLSSLRRQRRQLWDRSQPDVQQWYQQFLYLGFDEAKFEDDISYWTSLGRARNEYYGGYYQHHYDEDSPIGPRNPHTFRHGAGVNYDDY; encoded by the exons ATGCCGCTGCCGTGCCCCCGCGGggccctgcctggggctgccttcctcctcctcatcttcctcccgCTGCTCTGCACAGCCCCCG ATGTTTCAAGGGGAAATAAGCTTAAACTGATGCTTCAGAAACGCGAAG CCCCTGTTGCCACGAAGCCCGAGGTGTCAGTGAAAGAAGCGGTGGCCAAGGAGTTCCTAAGCAGCCTGAGACGGCAGAGGCGTCAGCTCTGGGACAGAAGCCAGCCCGACGTACAGCAGTGGTACCAGCAGTTCCTCTACCTGGGATTCGACGAGGCG aaatttGAAGATGACATCTCCTACTGGACAAGCTTAGGGCGTGCTCGTAATGAATACTATGGTGGATACTACCAACACCACTACGATGAAGATTCCCCAATTGGCCCACGAAATCCACACACCTTCAGGCATGGAGCCGGTGTCAACTACGATGATTACTAA